A single region of the Vicia villosa cultivar HV-30 ecotype Madison, WI linkage group LG4, Vvil1.0, whole genome shotgun sequence genome encodes:
- the LOC131597913 gene encoding uncharacterized protein LOC131597913 translates to MEYGTTSNPIAKATVARHRRRFILAHQRAARRHKLPRTPTVVPHQITSSFQIASNFTNGSCSMGQPLLHSSAHAMARKRRRMILFNRRNAPHHHNKENIPLVGNHVPSTNMTPTSCNRQPLTDNLSNLTSTAPSSRHVRRGVPQKRPRLNHHVNNNLLTDFNQTVIQGPYTDVASTSNARVNDVTRISVTAAHATDEGDSGSDDSLNLGDNSDDDYDGVDSESCVDAHLQQYSDIGDRVWECQFCHASMWYQERKMKSRHTTVPKFHWCCKSGKVVLPLLANPPPLLQHLLHSSASEESKNYQSNLRVYNAMFSFTSPGMKFDKTVADGRGPPTLRLHGQTCHRIGTLIPDDGQTPQYAQLYIFDTDNEIDNRIKCFSDSDVVNRDVVGKLKDMLDNCNPHAKAFQMARDLLRGNPFLDLKIRLICDRPQDGRVYNTPTVSEVAALIVGDIDPDTTRDIIIHARNGHLQQITKFHPAYLAYQYPLIFVYGEDGYRKNILHRFEHEQEVTRKNRQSIMDWLSFRLQYRNTEAKTLLHSRRLFQQFLVDGFAMMESERLNWLRTNQSKLRVGKYNNLRDQCNDTETNAAPKRGKRVVLPSTFVGSKRYMDQLYFDGMAISSKLGFPDLFVTFTCNPAWPEIQRALAGTSLKPHDRPDLITKVFKIKFDELMDDITKRHVLHSPPSCLGLE, encoded by the exons ATGGAGTACGGAACTACCTCAAATCCAATTGCCAAGGCTACTGTTGCCAGACATCGGAGAAGATTTATTTTGGCTCATCAAAGAGCCGCACGTCGTCACAAGCTCCCACGTACACCGACGGTCGTGCCACACCAAATTACCTCCTCCTTCCAAATCGCATCCAACTTTACAAATGGTAGTTGTTCCATGGGTCAACCGTTGCTCCATTCATCTGCTCATGCAATGGCTAGAAAGAGGAGGAGGATGATTTTGTTTAACAGGAGGAATGCCCCACATCACCATAACAAAGAAAATATCCCATTGGTCGGAAATCATGTTCCTTCGACGAATATGACACCGACTTCATGTAATCGACAACCTCTAACTGACAACCTATCTAACCTGACTAGCACAGCCCCTTCCAGTAGACATGTACGACGTGGAGTACCGCAGAAAAGGCCCAGGCTtaatcatcatgttaacaacaacctCCTAACAGACTTTAACCAAACAGTTATCCAGGGGCCTTACACGGACGTGGCTTCTACGTCTAATGCACGTGTAAACGATGTTACACGAATTTCTGTCACTGCAGCTCATGCAACAGACGAGGGAGACTCTGGCTCCGATGATAGTCTCAACTTGGGAGACAATTCTGATGATGATTACGATGGAGTTGATAGTGAATCCTGCGTAGATGCCCATCTACAAC AATACTCCGACATAGGAGATCGAGTTTGGGAATGTCAGTTTTGTCATGCCTCTATGTGGTATCAGGAACGGAAGATGAAGTCACGACATACCACTGTTCCTAAGTTCCATTGGTGCTGTAAGAGCGGAAAAGTTGTACTACCCTTACTAGCGAATCCCCCGCCACTGCTGCAACACCTCCTGCATAGCAGTGCCAGTGAAGAAAGCAAAAACTACCAAAGCAACCTTCGTGTTTACAACGCCATGTTTTCGTTTACGTCGCCAGGAATGAAATTCGACAAAACCGTTGCTGATGGGAGAGGGCCTCCTACATTACGCCTGCATGGTCAGACATGTCATCGAATAGGGACGTTGATACCGGATGATGGTCAGACCCCGCAGTATGCTCAGCTTTATATTTTTGACACGGACAACGAAATAGATAACCGGATAAAATGTTTCAG TGACAGTGATGTGGTCAACAGGGATGTCGTTGGTAAGTTGAAGGATATGTTGGACAACTGTAATCCACATGCAAAGGCATTTCAAATGGCGAGGGATCTGTTGAGAGGAAACCCTTTCTTAGACCTTAAGATACGACTGATCTGTGATCGTCCTCAGGATGGCCGTGTCTACAACACGCCaactgtatcagaagttgctgctctaaTTGTGGGAGATATTGATCCGGATACAACACGAGACATCATCATCCACGCCCGCAATGGCCATCTGCAACAAATTACCAAATTTCATCCTGCTTACTTGGCATACCAATACCCTCTCATTTTTGTTTATGGGGAGGATGGATATAGGAAAAATATCCTACACAGATTTGAACACGAGCAGGAGGTTACGCGGAAAAATCGTCAATCGATCATGGATTGGCTATCTTTCCGGCTACAATATCGTAACACCGAAGCAAAAACGTTACTTCATTCACGACGACTTTTTCAACAGTTTTTAGTGGATGGATTTGCAATGATGGAGTCAGAGCGTCTCAATTGGTTAAGGACCAATCAATCCAAATTACGTGTTGGGAAGTATAACAACTTGAGAGATCAATGCAACGACACTGAGACTAATGCGGCACCAAAGCGAGGAAAAAGAGTTGTTTTGCCATCTACTTTTGTTGGGAGCAAGCGGTACATGGATCAACTGTATTTTGATGGTATGGCCATTTCAAGTAAGTTGGGGTTCCCCGATTTGTTCGTGACGTTTACCTGCAATCCTGCTTGGCCGGAAATACAGCGTGCCCTTGCCGGGACTAGCTTAAAGCCACATGATAGACCTGATCTTATTACTAaagttttcaaaattaaatttgatGAGCTCATGGATGATATAACAAAGCGCCACGTGCTTCATTCTCCTCCATCTTGCCTCGGCCTCGAGTGA
- the LOC131597914 gene encoding uncharacterized protein LOC131597914, translated as MAGNFKKDMLIDVIGVIDAIGYQQTGSGGKKLQVNFVLRDAANNTMNCTLWEDYAKQFFKFNEENATTFGPTVVLLNYAKVKEQGQYPLSVTNTFHVTKLQINPDLPSVKDFLNSFSKAALRTVSTTLSSHSQQYSRSSGSENVQQSDTQKLLSKAVALPLSEIKQLREEKFCATVAKTSKLIASSYGWYKIEVEGFHLETSCKFIFWDRECSQILGVSAAQMRNTMIEAGITDPLDFPLRLDAMLHLDLALRVRWQPSWDSCSVIMFVDDKPFVKQFGAQWEPTEANLPIPEPSGTKLPVQIKESVDEANTAAADDCEVLTDLEITSKHNPDPQTPTAKRQNHDGSSESTTVCDGELSSTKLKKIIKLEKTK; from the exons ATGGCCGGCAACTTTAAAAAGGACATGTTGATCG ATGTTATTGGCGTGATCGATGCTATTGGATATCAACAAACTGGAAGTGGTGGAAAAAAATTGCAAGTCAATTTTGTTCTGAGGGATGCAGC CAACAACACAATGAACTGCACCCTCTGGGAGGACTATGCCAAACagtttttcaagtttaacgaggAAAATGCAACGACGTTTGGACCAACGGTGGTTTTGCTTAACTATGCAAAAGTTAAAGAACAGG GCCAATACCCGCTATCAGTTACAAATACGTTCCATGTTACAAAACTCCAAATCAATCCAGATCTACCTTCAGTTAAAGACTTCTTAAATAG TTTCTCAAAGGCAGCTTTGCGTACCGTTTCAACCACACTCAGCTCGCACTCTCAACAATATTCCCGCAGCTCGGGTTCTGAGAACGTCCAACAGAGTGACACCCAGAAGTTGCTTAGTAAAGCTGTTGCTCTGCCTTTGAGTGAGATTAAACAACTGCGCGAG GAGAAATTCTGTGCCACGGTTGCAAAGACAAGTAAACTTATCGCTTCATCCTATGGATG GTATAAGATTGAGGTGGAAGGATTCCACCTGGAAACATCTTGCAAGTTTATTTTCTGGGACAGGGAATGCAGTCAGATCCTTGGTGTTTCAGCTGCTCAAATGCGAAACACAATGATAGAG GCGGGTATCACGGATCCTTTGGATTTTCCCTTACGGCTTGACGCCATGTTGCACTTGGATCTGGCTTTAAGAGTTAGGTGGCAGCCCAGTTGGGACAGCTGCTCTGTTATTATGTTTGTGGATGACAAACCGTTTGTTAAACAATTCGGTGCGCAGTGGGAACCTACAGAG GCCAACCTCCCGATACCTGAACCTTCCGGAACAAAACTACCAGTGCAG ATAAAAGAGAGCGTTGATGAAGCTAACACCGCTGCTGCCGATGATTGTGAAGTTCTTACG GACCTGGAGATAACATCCAAACATAACCCCGATCCGCAAACACCAACTGCTAAAAGGCAGAACCATGATGGCTCAAGCGAATCGACGACCGTGTGTGATGGAGAACTTTCTTCCACAAAACTTAAAAAGATCATCAAGTTGGAAAAGACTAAATAG